caggaaattagttttttttgttgttgtgtgattGATTATGATTCATTCATATAAAACAGCACATTCTTACACAGCAGGAACGTCATAGTTTCACTCTAGTCTAGAccatgatattttttcatgttgcACTTTGTtgcttttgaaccaggcttctTAAATTGCACTACAATGTTTGTCTGAGCAGATTGGGATAAtgtacagaaagaaagacttaTTTCTTTTCCAATGTACTTCACTCTATAAATGACCGATATTAAATATTAGTTTCATATTTGACAccttatgtttttgtttgttgacttGATTGGATAATTAAAAGCTCCAATGGCAGATTCTCTTTTGAATTCTAAGAAATATTATTCTGACTAGCACACAACATATTGTTTACAATTTTCACACTGTTCGATTGATGGTGGTTTACATTGCAGGTGGAATCATCTgacctttttattttgtgtgtgtttgtgtgtaagagagagcgagagagaagagagagtgtgtgcagcGAGTGAACTAACTCATTATGAGCCATTGTTCATCAAATGTGTCTTCCAGCTTTACTTGTTAGCTTAGCTCGTAGCTTCTCGCTATGTGTTTATGTGAACTGTCATTTAGCAaactgtatgtgtgagtgtgtgtgtgaatgtttgtgtgtgtggctaaCTGCTTTATTCAGTATATCTGTGCAGAAATTGTCTCTTACGttgttttctgctttgtttctgtgtttgtttgtttgtgttgtgcatGCTAAACTTGGCTTATTCCGGACTTGTGCTTTTTGGTAAGTTTTTGTATCTAAGTTTCTGTAACTTTTTGTATTTTAGTTTTGTAAtaatatgatttatttttacctgttttaaagctggtttttgagtgtgtgttgctTTGCTGCgcttttctcttctctgctggcagcttttcttttactttataaCCTTCATCCACTGAATGACTGTGTGACCGCTGgtttacttcctggtttacCAACCTGCTGATTGCGAGTTGGTTAAATGGCTTGATGACCAAGCAGCTTGCTGCCTGCACTAAGGAGTGGATAGACTTATTGTTATAACTGTTAGCTGACTGTATTTTACAGttattatttacattaaaatggACCACTGCCTGGACATGAGGTCAGTCAGCAGTGACAAAAACAGCAGTGTAGATGAGAtggcctttcaaaataaagacagaaaaactctCCAAACGCCAATCAAATGGCCAAATCTGTGAAGACTTACAAGAAACCCTCTCCAAATTCTCTTTAGCGACGAACATTAAGACTCCTTGGTGCAGCAGGATCTCACTCCTTGCACTTGTCTTTTCTTACAACTTTCCCCTTTTATCCTATACATCTGAAGTGGCTCCGGTCATGACCTGAAACACACATAGCTTTGGGTGCAGGGTTGAATTTACATACAGTATGCTTCGGTCATTTCTGTCATGTAAATAGAAGCCCCTTCCTACTCGCTATAGACAGAGCTTATTAAAAGATTGAGGTGACAATCTTTTCAAGCTGAGCTTCTTTTCAAGTTTGGGTTTTGAAACATTGCATCCACAGTCTATCTTGTCCAGACATCAACAGGTACTGAAAAGGTTTTGTCTTTTAGTGCTTTTTCACTTCTTAAGGTTCCTTTTCCCTTCTGTCTTTgcatttcttcacatttaaatcCTGATGTTATTGGGTGCTTTGGGTGACAAATTTTACTCTGGTCAAACATTGAAATTGGATAGTTGAACTTCAAGAGCAAGCTTTTGGAAACACCATAAACACAATGAGAAGTTACCTAGAGAAAACTTACTCATGTCCCTAAATTTTCTTGTTTACACCTTATCCCTCTATCTTTTTGCACTGATAAAGAAGTAGAGTGTTGCTTTCTCCTATATTATCAAGTTATCCAGCATCTTCTGTATATCAGTTTGAAGTTTAgtcaaaatacagaaaaacCTTGAGTCATGTTAACTGTATTGAGAAGAACATAATTCTCAGAAATACATTGAACTCACATACACTCGGATATTACAACACCAGattagtttttcattttgaacacTTTGAGACCTAGAACAACAGTCAACATACAGTATGCCAGAAAGCTTTCGGGGGTTAAAGTTAACACACCACTCATATGGAGTGTTATTTCTAGGAagtaaatgtaacatttaaatcaaacaacATCGAGGAAAGGGACAGTCAGTGGATGATTTTTCAGTCCAGCATAGGGCACATGTCAAGGGGCAAAGCAACAGGTGTAACCATAGAAAACAAATAGTCTGTATAATCAATATCAAACTTAATAGAAGGAAATATATGATGTAGATTGTTGATTGTATcataactttattttaactgCATGCATTCTGCCGTGTTTGCAGCAACAGCTGGCtcagctgcagaaagaaaagtCAGAGATTCTGAAGAACCTGGCTCTCTACTACTTCACCTTTGTGGATGTCATGGAGTTTAAGGtggggaacacacacacacacacacacacacacacactcgcacacacactctgactgtATACCATGTGGGTGATTCTATTGAAGTACTTATATTGAGACTTTTATCCACAGGATCACGTGTGTGAGCTGCTGAACACCATTGACGCCTGCCAGGTCTTCTTTGACATTGTAAGAGCAGCACCCCAATTTATAAGCTTGTTCCTAATGATTACAATTATTAAACTATTGCACTGGTTGTTATAGATGTTGTAACCATTATTTGAGCATTGAATAAAAATTCCTATCTACTCTTTTCATGTCAGACGGTGAACTTTGACCTGACCAAGAACTACCTGGACCTGGTGGTGACTTACACTACTCTGATGACAATACTCTCTCGCATTGAGGAGAGGAAGGCCATCATAGGGCTGTACAACTATGCCCACGAGATGACCCATGGAGCAAGgtaactgaaatataaaaactggTTTCCATATAGATATAAAGCAAGGTTTAACTGATTTGTTCAGATATTCTATAAAAGAATTCAGAGACAGAGATGTTTTTATCCATTTCTGTTATTCAAGAATCAGGAAGGTTGGTTGTGATAAACATTTGATGGCACTTATGCTCTTGCCATTAGCAATAGCAGAATAAAGGGATGCAACAAGAGATTTCATTCCATGTTTTGTCACTTTGTATTACCCTTGGAGGCAGAAATATGTAATGAAGGTCAAGTGAGTACTTGTATGAAGTTTTCATGGCAAGTGGCAAAATTGGGATTGACGATCAGAGGTGTCCTATGgtacaaaaaagagagaaaaacaagcagctgacatgtttcataaaacaacaatagatTTGGGGTAAAAAGTAATTATGACCCAAAGGAAATTTGACCAACTTTTCAATCATTTGACAAGAAGTTAGGAGTAATGTTGATGACCTGTGACAAAAATACGCTTTATTCCAAACAGAGTGTTTGATGCCTGTATGTAATCAAAGCTACTATCAATTCGAGCTTGTTGTATGCTGGTCGAAAATACTCAATCCAACTactttacagcaaaaacaacGCTCATTTCCACAAGACACAAATATTGCTCAGACTGAACACATGCTTGGAACGAACCACAAAATTAATGGTCTTCTTTTAACAGGTTAAAAAATCAAGCAATTACCTTGGTCTTTTAGTAACcaatgtactgtgtgtgtgtgtgtgtgtgtgtgtgtgtgtgtgtgtgtgtgtgtgtgtgtgtgtgtgtgtgtgtgtgtgtgtgtgtgtgtgtgtgtgtgtgtgtgtgtgtgtgtgtgtgtgtgtgtgtgtgtgtgtgtgtgtgtgtgagacagtgaCCGGGAGTACCCCAGGCTGGGCCAGATGATCGTGGATTACGAGAACCCTTTGAAGAAGATGATGGAGGAGTTTGTTCCACATGGAAAGGTAGGAGAACTACGTTAACATCCAGTCATAAACAcaaacttttctttatttttgtatctttcagttcacttttttattttccctttcttttgtAAATACTGGCTGTTTCATTAAAACAAGCTTTAAGGGTTCACGGTATGATTTTCGATATTTACAAAGGATTTAATCTTGTTTTTGCGGAGGCACTGTTGCCATAGCATCTCTAGTGCCTGTTTTAGATCAGTCAGTCAGAGCAGAACAACATCCTACTCTTTGACTAGGAGTCAAAATATCAAATGAGGAAATAAGGGGAAATCTTTGATGATCAATTACATAAACTACAGTACCAAAGAGCTAACCGTACACTGATAGGTACATACTGTAGcctttatgttgtttttgtatgtctgtaaaaatgtggagcctgaaaaatattttattcagtttactcctctgctcctttctttctcttttcaccctcatgtttctctctcttcatgctgcctgtcttctttctctctctcctttctgtcCTCCAGTCCCTGTCGGATGCTTTGATCAGTCTTCAGATGGTTTATCCCAGGAGGAATCTGTCTGCTGACCAGTGGAGGAACGCCCAGctgctctctctcatctctgctccctccaccatgcttaacccTGCACAGTCGGACACAGTTAGTATGATTATGAATCAACTGAGAAGGCTAATAATGTACAGCAAGAGCCAATGTTTTGATCACAATGTCCAATCTAATGGGGTTGTTAAGAAGCATATCGTTAATGTTTCAGTATTTGATCACTCTGTCTTGTGTCTGTCTCTTTTAAGATGCCGTGTGAATACCTTTCACTGGACGCAATGGAGAAGTGGATTGTTTGTAAGTTCTGGATTCAAAGTTTGTGTGTTGATTGCTGCTGGTTGCTGGTTGCATATTGTCATATACTCCTCTCTTTACCTCTGTCCAGTCGGTTTCATCCTGTGTCATGCTGTGCTGAACAGCGACGCAGCAGCATTGTCTCTGTGGAAGTTAGCTCTGCAGAGCTCCACCTGCCTCTGTCTGTTCAGGGATGAGGTCTTCCACATCCACAAGTCTGCAGAGGATCTCTTTGTGAACATCAGAGGGTAAGAATGTCTTTATGTGAGGCGACACATAGACACACTCACAGTCTTTGGCCTATATAAAGTATGCACACAGGGGAATAACCAGAGtgtatgtaaaaaataaaaataaaagttttgttGCTCTTTTAACACAGCCTTTTTTCTCATGCATTTTCCAGGTACAACAAACGAATTAATGACATCAGAGAGTGCAAGGAGCAGGCCTTGTCTCATGCGTATGTACATAATCTTGTTACTGATTCTGTCATTTTATCCCGCTCCTCAATCTTCATCCAATTTGTTtccaacacacagagaaattgggtttttctgatttatttctccgtcctcattttctgttttattcatttgtattcCCGCTCACAGGCTTTGGTCTTTCCCTCAGGGAGGCTCACACAGAATCATCACCTTCTTCTTCCCTTTATCCCCTATTCAGTTTTCCTCCTGTTTTATCCTCCCCCTCTGTCTCATCTCAGCTCTTATCCTCTTACTGATTCTGTCTTCCCCTTTCATCTCCACTCTCATTCTTCTACCGTCACTGCCATctacttacttttgtgcttctGCAGGATTGTCCTCAAAGTGTCAAAATACCATTTAACCATGATGCTTGTGTGACTCGATACCCTACTCTGACTTCCTCTGCCTGccttcttttctctgcagggGCTCCATGCACCGAGAAAGACGCAAGTTTCTCAGATCTGCTCTGAAGGAGTTGGCTACGGTTTTAGCCGATCAGCCTGGACTTCTGGGTCCTAAGGTAACAGAGGATACCACTGTTAACGTTAACCTAAAATCACCCTTAAAAATCGTTTTGTTGTTAGATTTTGTTCAATGAAAGCACACAAAAACGATGCTGAATGTAAAGACATGAGCAAAACTCTGAGTTATTTTAGCTGAGATATTAAGGACATATATtggtattatttattttgccaTCATGTTCAAGAGTAACTGTAAATGCTTTGATATCTCTGAAATCTGTAAAACCAAGGCATatgtaagaaataaataaataaatgtcctGGCCTTAAGAATAAATTTAGGATCATTTTAAGCAGGACTGCATTTAGTTCATCAGTTGAACAACCAAAGAATTAGCAGCTGTGTTGACTGTCTGACACTGATTACTGAGACCtcaaataaattatttcatCCACTCTTTATTTAACATAAAAAGAGGTTTGATAAGATCAACTTTTTAAGATAAATCTGGCCAAGAAGGCATCATAAAACTGTTTTAGAAAAGAGGACACAATATACAGTCAAGGACCAACTTCGAACCTGACAGTCGCTACATTAAGACTTACTTCTAGTCTGACGGTGTGAGTCTTGGTCTTGAATGTCACATACAGTACCATCGTTTAAGTATTACATTACCACCTTAAACAATGCCACAGAAGTCTCTCAGCTTATTAGGACAGATGGGAACCCTTGAAGTTCTTCTGTCCAGATGCAGACCCTCATTAATGTGCCAATGTGGATGTGAATATATTTACCAAGTCGAGCTGACTCTGTAAACATTTGTGGTTCAGAGAATTTGAGGTCACTGTAGACTCCTCTTGGAGATTTGTGTTTGAGTTATTTATCTTTGGGATTTCCTGACATTTAGcatttgctgtttttaaatctgtgtttctttctctctctgtctgcctccctCGTCATTTCTATGTCTTCTTCCTTCGGTCCCACTAGGCGTTATTTGTATTCATGGCATTGTCGTTTGCCCGTGATGAGATCATCTGGCTGCTTCGACATGCAGACAACATCCAGAAGAAAAGCACAGATGACTTCATAGACAAGTAGGTGACCATACACACCTAAatgaacataaaaaataaacaagtgtgTTCTGCTATAACAAAAACCTGATacatatgtttgtttgtatctttcAGACACATAGCTGAATTGATTTTCTACATGGAGGAGCTCAGAGCTCACGTCAGGAAGTATGGCCCTGTGATGCAGCGATACTACGTCCAGTACCTGTCTGGATTTGATGCTGTGGTGCTTAATGAACTTGTCCAGGTATGAACACCTGCACAGTCTCAATTAACAAACACAGCTCTCAACTGAGCACAGTTAACACTAATGTACTCACATAGAAACTGCACACACATGGCAGAAACTATGAGGTTTCTCATTTTGATTACAGACACTTTTTACGGCATCAATTCAAAGCTGAATCAAGACCATCCTTTTAGAGGTTAAATGTCCATAACTGCATTTTTCTAACCAATTTTTCTATCTTCAATTATCTCCAGAACCTGTCGGTGTGTCCGGAGGATGAGTCTATTATCATGTCTTCATTCGTCAACACGATGACCTCTCTCAGTGTCAAACAAGGTAAACCATTACTTGACGTACCATTGCGTCATAGACGTATTAATGAAAGTGTGACTCATTTGTTGTGCTCTCTGTTACAGTAGAAGACGGAGAGGTGTTCGACTTCAGAGGCATGAGACTTGACTGGTTCAGGCTGCAGgtgtgcactcacacacacagagcttgcatttttaaaagacagTGTATTTCCACACACAAATGTTGGTAATTACTACTTAGTGAATTAGGTTGTGAGAAGGAGGGTCTTATTATTCTGTTTGTCCCCCTGTAGGCCTACACCAGTGTCTCTAAGGCAAGTCTTGGTATAGCTGATCACAAGGAGCTGGGTAAAATGATGAACACCATCATCTTTCACACCAAGATGGTGGACTCTCTGGTGGAGATGCTGGTTGAAACATCAGATCTGTCCATCTTCTGGTGAGACACTAACCAGAGCTTGTGAACACAAACTCAGATGATACTACTGTGTGTGAAGTTCTTTCCTAATTGCACTGGTGTCCATATATTACATTCAGTTAAGTGTACCATGATGATAGAGATGAGTGTTGATGAGTATTGGTCaactttggtgttttttttctgtgtgtagcTTTTACAGCCGTGCTTTTGAGAAGATGTTCCAACAGTGTTTGGAGCTTCCCTCTCAGAGCCGACACTCCATCTGCTTCCCTCTGCTCTGCACACACTTTATGTCCTGCACACACGAGCTCTGTCCTGAGGAGGTAAAAACACCTACATCTTTTCAAAACATATCAAGCCTGAGCATCaaaacacctttttttattACTGTTGAATATACtatgatgataataaaagcaacagctTTTTGCGTGTGATGTGTTTACTCTTTCCCCTGCGCAGCGCCACCACATAGGGGACCGGAGCCTGTCGCTGTGTAACATGTTTCTGGATGAGATGGCGAAACAAGCCAGAAATCTGATCACGGACATCTGCACTGAACAATGTACACTCAGCGACCAGGTAGGCACTCACAGAGGCAGCAAATCAGATTAAATATTGATGTTGTGCAAACAATGAGTCACTTCTGGGCAGGAGGAGATATGCTTAAACATAACTTATTTTGATGTTTAAAGATATAGAGTTAAATCAGTGGATCCAAGCTGGCTGTCTGACATTACTgctatgtttattttatgaacTGTGTTGCTTTGCTAACATCTCATAAACCAAATCTACCAACATCATCTCCATGCCTCAGACTTTACAAATATCGGCATCATCTAACCTGCCGAATACTTTAAAACGTTCTTTTCTCCTTCTACTTATTTTTCTGTAGCTGCTCCCAAAGCACTGTGCGAAAACCATCAGCCAGGCCGTGAACAAGAAGAGCAAGAAGGCAACGGGGAAGAAGGGAGagcctgagagagagaagccGGGAGTGGAGAGCATGAGGAAGAACAGACTACTGGTCACCAAGTGAGTCTAATAGGCAGAGAACAAACTGCAGAACAAGATAAAACTCTGTTCTTTTTGCCCTCTTGTGCTAATGAGTAATTactgttttctctttcattgATATTAATTATAGATAATGACCATCATTGTCTTCATTATTAGTTTCCCATTTCCATGTTTAATCATCTTCCTTTTCAAGGATCAGTTATCATTACAGTTATATTTAGCTGTTTATCCTCATTCAGAGGTTACTTTGTTGGTTATGATACTTTTCAGATCACACTGTGCAAACATTAAGATGAGATGATCACCATTAACCATCTGTGTTAGAGGTTTCGTGTATAAAGTAGAGGCTTCTAAAGTGTCACCTACATATTTCTTCGCCTACTTCATTTTTAGTATTATAATTATGATCTTCTTATAATTCTTAATAATGAGTTTGAAAAAACTTGGTCTTTGTAGCATCTGAACATATTCATGTTTAGTTGTATCTTTTGGAATCCATGTGGACCGTgattttgttcctttctttcctctccccAGTCTGGATAAACTCCACACAGCACTATCTGAACTCTGCTTCTCCATAAACTATGTTCCCAACCTGGTGGTGTGGGAGCATACATTCACACCCAGAGAGTACCTCACCTCACACCTGGAGATCCGATTTACCAAGTAAGCAAATACCACACAGATCAAACACAAATACTTCTGTTTATAAGTATTTTTTGTACATTcatgattaaaaataatgacagattgTAAATCTTGTGTATAATCTGTGATCTACTTTTAGATAATTAAGCATGTTTGGatccaaataattaaaaaggatAAGTGAGTTTAGGAAAGCCCCTGCAAGATATTCACagcaccccccaaaaaaaagagatttaacATCAACATCAATGTGTTAAATCAACCCacacctctgtgtttgtgtatctctGATGGTCTCACTGCCTCTGTCTCCAGGTCTATAGTGGGGATGACCATGTACAACCAGGCTACTCAGGAGATAGCCAAGCCCAGTGAGCTGCTGACAAGTGTCAGGGCCTACATGACGGTGCTTCAGTCCATAGAGAACTACGTCACCATCGATATCACCCGCGTCTTTAACAACgtcctcctgcagcagacacAGCACCTGGACAGCCACGGGGAGCCCACCATCACCAGCCTGTACACAAACTGGTACGTTTCAATGAGCCCAGTCAGTTTGAGAACGTACAGCATCTACAGCAGAAGTATATTCAAAGACTATAGGTAATCACTAAAAGTTCTCAGATCCTGCCTTGAGaaagtatttgtgtgtgtttaggtacCTGGAGACGTTGCTCCGCCAGGTTAGCAATGGACACATTGCCTACTTTCCTGCCATGAAGGCCTTTGTCAACCTGCCCACAGAGAACGAGCTGACTTTCAACGCTGAGGAGTACTCTGACATCTCTGGTATGAAAACGTACAAACTTTCTCACATTTACACTTAAAAATGACAGATTGCTGTTGAACAAACGCACTCTTTGATTTTAGTCTTACTGTTATTGGCATTTAAACATCTCTTGTAATATGTcttattgtttgtgtgtttttacagagaTGCGTTCCCTGTCAGAGCTTTTGGGACCATACGGTATGAAGTTCCTCAGTGAGAGTCTAATGTGGCACATCTCATCACAGGTTGCTGAACTGAAGGTATAAAAGTACAGTCACAGACATgtccattcaaaataaaatgttgatctTCATTTAAGGAACAGCTTTTCTGTAGTAAtgcagaaaacattaaaatttgaaaaacttaaaatgtatcattaccATGCAGAAAAGAATCCCTTATTCCAAATAAATATCCTGCAGTTATATGATGTGATTGGCAGTGTACATATGTTGTTCATTGATAAGATACATATAAGTGCAATTTAAAGCACTATAACTCAACAAAAGTACCTCAAATACAAACATTGAATGTCtttctttaaaacagaaaataaaagcaccattGTACTCTGGAATGAAGTCATATCTGATCTGCTGCTAACTCTGTGTGTTGTCAATTATCCATAAAGAAACTGGTTGTTGAAAACATGGAGGTGTTGACCCAGATGAGGACGAGCTTTGACAAACCAGAACACATGGCTGCCCTCTTCAAGAAACTCACCTGTAAGTTTCACACACAACtacactgacacacatacagCATATACATATCACCATCTCATTACAGCTTAATTACCACTGGGACACCTTGAAACATAATGCCACATAACACTTGACAGCTCACTCCGAAACAAGTGATTTCATTGTAACACTCTGCTGCCTGACTTTTGTTACTTATGTGAAGACAGCTTCCCAGggttgatttaaaaagaaaagctttgattttaaagattttataaGAAACTTTTgtggcaggtttttttttttttttttttttacactttatttttcttgttttttaacaaatattttacaacaatACTGAGAATATAAGACAGACAGGGTCTTCGTGAGTGAGGTAAAATGCTCTAAATGATATACCATAGTaagggacagagagaagaaaaacaaacaaatagtgGAGTGGCCAGCTGTGTTATTCAACAGCCTGCATGTTCAGTTCTTACGTGTCTGAGAATTTCTTTAGAATCCTTAAGGTCCTGTCAGTTCAAGGCTGTCCACAGGAGGCACAAAAAAGGCATTTCCACAGCAGAACACATGAAAATATAGACTTAATTACACATTCATATAAGTTGTCCAGTTCTTCTAatatttttcaccttttttttgttgaatgtCTTATT
This genomic interval from Notolabrus celidotus isolate fNotCel1 chromosome 4, fNotCel1.pri, whole genome shotgun sequence contains the following:
- the nckap1 gene encoding nck-associated protein 1 isoform X3 → MSRGVIQPSQQKLAEKLTILNDRGIGMLTRVYNIKKACGDPKAKPSYLVDKNLESAVKFIVRKFPAVETRNNNLAQLQKEKSEILKNLALYYFTFVDVMEFKDHVCELLNTIDACQVFFDITVNFDLTKNYLDLVVTYTTLMTILSRIEERKAIIGLYNYAHEMTHGASDREYPRLGQMIVDYENPLKKMMEEFVPHGKSLSDALISLQMVYPRRNLSADQWRNAQLLSLISAPSTMLNPAQSDTMPCEYLSLDAMEKWIVFGFILCHAVLNSDAAALSLWKLALQSSTCLCLFRDEVFHIHKSAEDLFVNIRGYNKRINDIRECKEQALSHAGSMHRERRKFLRSALKELATVLADQPGLLGPKALFVFMALSFARDEIIWLLRHADNIQKKSTDDFIDKHIAELIFYMEELRAHVRKYGPVMQRYYVQYLSGFDAVVLNELVQNLSVCPEDESIIMSSFVNTMTSLSVKQVEDGEVFDFRGMRLDWFRLQAYTSVSKASLGIADHKELGKMMNTIIFHTKMVDSLVEMLVETSDLSIFCFYSRAFEKMFQQCLELPSQSRHSICFPLLCTHFMSCTHELCPEERHHIGDRSLSLCNMFLDEMAKQARNLITDICTEQCTLSDQLLPKHCAKTISQAVNKKSKKATGKKGEPEREKPGVESMRKNRLLVTNLDKLHTALSELCFSINYVPNLVVWEHTFTPREYLTSHLEIRFTKSIVGMTMYNQATQEIAKPSELLTSVRAYMTVLQSIENYVTIDITRVFNNVLLQQTQHLDSHGEPTITSLYTNWYLETLLRQVSNGHIAYFPAMKAFVNLPTENELTFNAEEYSDISEMRSLSELLGPYGMKFLSESLMWHISSQVAELKKLVVENMEVLTQMRTSFDKPEHMAALFKKLTSVDSVLKRMTIIGVILSFRSLAQEALRDVLSCHIPFLVSSVEDFKDHIPRETDMKVAMNVYELSSAAGLPCEIDPALVVALSSQKSENISPEEEYKIACLLMVFVAVSLPTLASNVMSQYSPAIEGHCNNIHCLAKAINQIAAALFTIHKGSIEDRLKEFLALASSSLLKIGQETDKMTTRNRESVYLLLDMIVQESPFLTMDLLESCFPYVLLRNAYHAVYKQSISANA
- the nckap1 gene encoding nck-associated protein 1 isoform X4, translating into MSRGVIQPSQQKLAEKLTILNDRGIGMLTRVYNIKKACGDPKAKPSYLVDKNLESAVKFIVRKFPAVETRNNNLAQLQKEKSEILKNLALYYFTFVDVMEFKDHVCELLNTIDACQVFFDITVNFDLTKNYLDLVVTYTTLMTILSRIEERKAIIGLYNYAHEMTHGASDREYPRLGQMIVDYENPLKKMMEEFVPHGKSLSDALISLQMVYPRRNLSADQWRNAQLLSLISAPSTMLNPAQSDTMPCEYLSLDAMEKWIVFGFILCHAVLNSDAAALSLWKLALQSSTCLCLFRDEVFHIHKSAEDLFVNIRGYNKRINDIRECKEQALSHAGSMHRERRKFLRSALKELATVLADQPGLLGPKALFVFMALSFARDEIIWLLRHADNIQKKSTDDFIDKHIAELIFYMEELRAHVRKYGPVMQRYYVQYLSGFDAVVLNELVQNLSVCPEDESIIMSSFVNTMTSLSVKQEDGEVFDFRGMRLDWFRLQAYTSVSKASLGIADHKELGKMMNTIIFHTKMVDSLVEMLVETSDLSIFCFYSRAFEKMFQQCLELPSQSRHSICFPLLCTHFMSCTHELCPEERHHIGDRSLSLCNMFLDEMAKQARNLITDICTEQCTLSDQLLPKHCAKTISQAVNKKSKKATGKKGEPEREKPGVESMRKNRLLVTNLDKLHTALSELCFSINYVPNLVVWEHTFTPREYLTSHLEIRFTKSIVGMTMYNQATQEIAKPSELLTSVRAYMTVLQSIENYVTIDITRVFNNVLLQQTQHLDSHGEPTITSLYTNWYLETLLRQVSNGHIAYFPAMKAFVNLPTENELTFNAEEYSDISEMRSLSELLGPYGMKFLSESLMWHISSQVAELKKLVVENMEVLTQMRTSFDKPEHMAALFKKLTSVDSVLKRMTIIGVILSFRSLAQEALRDVLSCHIPFLVSSVEDFKDHIPRETDMKVAMNVYELSSAAGLPCEIDPALVVALSSQKSENISPEEEYKIACLLMVFVAVSLPTLASNVMSQYSPAIEGHCNNIHCLAKAINQIAAALFTIHKGSIEDRLKEFLALASSSLLKIGQETDKMTTRNRESVYLLLDMIVQESPFLTMDLLESCFPYVLLRNAYHAVYKQSISANA
- the nckap1 gene encoding nck-associated protein 1 isoform X2, with translation MSRGVIQPSQQKLAEKLTILNDRGIGMLTRVYNIKKACGDPKAKPSYLVDKNLESAVKFIVRKFPAVETRNNNLAQLQKEKSEILKNLALYYFTFVDVMEFKDHVCELLNTIDACQVFFDITVNFDLTKNYLDLVVTYTTLMTILSRIEERKAIIGLYNYAHEMTHGASDREYPRLGQMIVDYENPLKKMMEEFVPHGKSLSDALISLQMVYPRRNLSADQWRNAQLLSLISAPSTMLNPAQSDTMPCEYLSLDAMEKWIVFGFILCHAVLNSDAAALSLWKLALQSSTCLCLFRDEVFHIHKSAEDLFVNIRGYNKRINDIRECKEQALSHAGSMHRERRKFLRSALKELATVLADQPGLLGPKALFVFMALSFARDEIIWLLRHADNIQKKSTDDFIDKHIAELIFYMEELRAHVRKYGPVMQRYYVQYLSGFDAVVLNELVQNLSVCPEDESIIMSSFVNTMTSLSVKQEDGEVFDFRGMRLDWFRLQAYTSVSKASLGIADHKELGKMMNTIIFHTKMVDSLVEMLVETSDLSIFCFYSRAFEKMFQQCLELPSQSRHSICFPLLCTHFMSCTHELCPEELFACDVFTLSPAQRHHIGDRSLSLCNMFLDEMAKQARNLITDICTEQCTLSDQLLPKHCAKTISQAVNKKSKKATGKKGEPEREKPGVESMRKNRLLVTNLDKLHTALSELCFSINYVPNLVVWEHTFTPREYLTSHLEIRFTKSIVGMTMYNQATQEIAKPSELLTSVRAYMTVLQSIENYVTIDITRVFNNVLLQQTQHLDSHGEPTITSLYTNWYLETLLRQVSNGHIAYFPAMKAFVNLPTENELTFNAEEYSDISEMRSLSELLGPYGMKFLSESLMWHISSQVAELKKLVVENMEVLTQMRTSFDKPEHMAALFKKLTSVDSVLKRMTIIGVILSFRSLAQEALRDVLSCHIPFLVSSVEDFKDHIPRETDMKVAMNVYELSSAAGLPCEIDPALVVALSSQKSENISPEEEYKIACLLMVFVAVSLPTLASNVMSQYSPAIEGHCNNIHCLAKAINQIAAALFTIHKGSIEDRLKEFLALASSSLLKIGQETDKMTTRNRESVYLLLDMIVQESPFLTMDLLESCFPYVLLRNAYHAVYKQSISANA